GTTTGTAAAGTGTTAATATTTCAATAATTTCACTTTAAATTGTTCAAGGGTTTCTGTAACATACGTCTTTCGATAAGGGagcaaggcgagacccagatgcagacacaggaggcagatggttggagtcttagatGTTTATTCATCCAGAAAAGGGGGTAGGCAGGAGAATGGTCGTGTACAGGCAAAAAGTCCAAACCAGTTTTGAGTCCAGTAAGTACCgaagggcaggcaggcagaatagtcaggcaggcgggaatggagtccagaaaacaggcaagggtcaaaacctgGGAGGACTGGCAAAAGGAGTACAGGAAGAACAAAacacacgctggttgacttgataaacatacaagacgaactgccacagagagacaggaaacacaggggttCATTTCAcgggggaaaataagcgacacctggagggggtggagacaataacaaggacagGTGAGAGAGATCAGGttgtgacactctctctctctctctctctctctctaattctggATAGCCATCTTTGTGAACATCTGCCTTCCTCTATCATTAGAGGAGTGTTCAGGTCAGATTGCTGTAAACCACTCAGGCCCGATGCAGTGCAGACAGTAGCTGTTCAGTACTGTAACTTCAGCAACATTTTAGGATTGGTTGAACTGGCATTTACACCTAATGTCCTGTCTCTAGCTGAAAAATGTCATGTGATCTCCGGGAAATAGGGGAAACCCAAACCCATGaaacaaagacaaacacacacacgcacgcacacacacacagagaagacagTCTGTCTGTGCAGAAAGCTCTGTCTGGACACAATAGCATCATAGTTAATCTGCCTCTCTAGACAGGAAGGATATTGACAGATAACACCAGATGGACCCTGGTGCTGCTGTAGGTCAAAGTTTGACTATCCAGCCTCTTCCGTCAAGAACCATGTTTTTCTTACATGTTTAATTTGTAACTGTCTGTCGCCTAGTAACTTTTCCCAGCAGTAGTGGCAGTTATCATGAAAATGTCAGATCTGAGAATCCTTAACCAAACTGGAAGGCAGAACCCACCTACTGTCACTCAACTATAAGCCATCCCTATGAGTTAATTGCAAACCAGATTCCCGGTAGTGTGTCTAGGGTCACAGTTACATTCTGGTACAGTGACTTTATTGCAAATActgataaataaattaaaaataggACAACTATTTTGTGTATGCCACAGACAATGACTATAAGAGGGCAAATATTTTAACATTGTTGTGCATTTCTGGCCAGTTGCCCTCCTACGGCATTTTTGTCATTTCCTTACTACGCTGAGAAATAATCATTTGCTTACATTCTGTTCAATCCGACAGACTGATGTTGAGACTTTCAGTAACTCCACAGCGAAAATAAGATTAGCACGACTTTGTCACACTGAGACAACATTAGACATTCTTATCCGGAGTGCGCACACTGttatactggtcccccatgggaatacGAACCCACAACTCTGGAGTTGCTAGTGCCCTGCTCTACCAACTAAGCCACACGGGAGCCATATGAGACATCTTTTGTATATTACGTACAGAAAGGCCAAGGTTAAGGCTTAGCCTTTACACACCTACTTCAGTAGTGGACTCAATCCTTCACGGTCAGACTGTTACACAACTTTCCAAAGAAAAAAATTAGAAGGAAGGCGAAAGAGAGAGTTGTGGTACTTTGTCATCAAAGGCTTCGTTCCAATGCACTGTACTAGCATACCACTTTAAGGCACCCCCAGTACATCGCTCCATTTTAAGAGCCAGTAGGTCTACTATGGATATTGGAAAATAGCCTCGCCACGCCTCCAAAGCCAAATAGACGTCTGTAAACAACAACAGGGTAACCACTAACCAATGTCTAAGTAAAAGTCACGCAAGCGACTTAGTCACTTATTAACTTTGATATAATCAATGAAGTCATCTGTGGATTAGATGGACTGGATGGAGGGTGGACTCTGACCTGTGGATAAAGCGGAGGTTTATGTTACCCTACAAGGAGAATTTAGTCACATCCAGTGCAGGCTGTGCTGCAGTGCAGTCCGATACAGCATGTcacataaaaatatatttgtcacatacaggGAGACGAGGAAATGCTCTATAGCTCCCTCAACAACGCAGTAACGACAATAACCATAACATTGATAAAAAGAGCAAAACATAGCAAGTAATAAGAGCGGTAGTATGCATAATAATGGACTGTATTATGCAACACTGTATTTACAATATGAAGTGAGAATTGACCTTGGTCACGCAGTTGAATAAATGGTATATCATAGAACAGCAGCAttgactgtctgtgtgtacagCATGGGTGTGagttctgcatgtgtgtgtgagttcttctgagtgtgtgtgtgagttctgcgtgtgtgtgtgtgtgtgtgtgtgtgtgtgtgtgtgtgtgtgtgtgtgtgtgtgtgtgtgtgtgtgtgtgtgtgtgtgtgtgtgtgtgtgtgtgtgtgtgtgtgtgtgtgtgtgtgtgtgtgtgtgtgtgtgtgtgtgtgtgtgtgtgtgtgtgtgtgtttatgagtggTTGTGTTTATGAGTGGTTGTGTTTATGAGTGGTTGTGTGTAAGTGTTGGTTGTGTGGGTCGTCAGGACATGATACATTGGCAATTTTGTAGGGCAATATTGCCGAGCAATGCTGCTGGCAACAGAGTGGGGTAATGAGACACTGGAGCAATGATGAGCAATGAGCAACATGGACATGAATAATAGATTTCAtatgaatcaaatcaaactttatttgtcacatgcgccgagttacttacaagccctaagtaaaaataaataaataaaaggaacaattaattaaacagcagcagtaaaataacaatagcaaagttatatacagggggtacaggtacagaatcaatgtgcgggggcaccggttagtcgaggtaattgaggtaatatgtacatgtaggtagagataaagtgactatccatagataataaacaaagagtagcagcagcgtaaaagaggggtctgggtagccatttaattagatgttcaggagtcttactgcttgggggtagaacctgttaagaagcattttggacctagacttggtaccagtaccgcttgtcgtgcagtagcagagagaacagtctatgactaggatggcaGGAGTCTGTGAAAATGTTTAGGGCCTTctactgacaccgcctggtacacaggtcctggatggcatgaagcttggccccagtgatgtactgggccgtacgcactaccctctgtagtgtcttgtgGTCAGACagcgagcagtttccataccaggcagtgatgcaaccagtcaggatgctctcgatggtgcggctgtataaccttttgaggatctgaggacccatgccaaatattttcagtctcctgagggggaataggctttgcgctgccctcttcatgactgtcttagggtgtttggaccatgatagtttgttggtgatgtggacaccaaggaacttgaagctctccacctgctccactgcagccccatcgatgaaaatgggggcatgctcggttctccttttcctgtagtccacaatcatctccattgTCTCGATCACCGCTGTTGGTGAtgagacctaccactgttgtgtcgtcagcaaacttgatgatagtgttggagtcatgcctggccatgcagtcatgagtgaacagggagtacaggaggggactgagcacgcacccctgaggggcccccttgttgaggatcagtgtggcggatgtgctgttacctacagtactcttaccacctgggggcggccagtcaggaagtccaggatccagttgcagagggaggtgtttagtcccagggtccttagcttattgatgagctttgagggcactatggtgttgaatgctgagctgtagtcactgAATAACATGCGCACATAGGCGGTATTgaagttggagtgggtctagggtttctaggataatggtattgatgtgagccatgaccagcctttcaaagcatttcatggctacagacgtgagtgctaccggTCAGgagtcatttaagcaggttaccttcTTAGGcacactatggtggtctgcttgaaacatgttggtattactcagtcagggacaggttgaaaatgtcagtgaagacatttgccagttggtcagcgcatgctcggagacaggtcctggtaatctgtctgggcctgcggccttgtgaatgttgacctgtttaaaggtcttactcacattggctatggagagcatgatcacacagtcttccggaacagctgatgctctcatgcatgcttcaatgttacttgcctcgaagtgagtatagatgtatagatgtaatttagctcatctggtaggctcatgtcactgggcagctcgttgGCTGTGCTCCCCGTTGTAGTCTGTaaaagtttgcaagccctgccacatctgatgagcgtcagagccggtgtagtacgattcaatcttagtcctgtattgatgcttttcctgtttgatggttcgtcggaggtcatagcgggatttcttagagTCCTGCAccctgaaagcggcagctctaccctttagctcagtgcggatgttacctgtaatgcatggcttctggttggggtatgtacgtacggtcactgtggggacgatgtaatcgatgcacttactgatgaagccagtgactgatgcgGTGTACTCCTCAATACTTTCGTAAGAATTCCGGAACATATTCcgatctgtgctagcaaaacagtcctcactaggagcgccgcctctggatgagtgttttcctgtttgcttatggccgtatacagctcattgagtgcggtcttagtgccagcatcgatttgtggtggtaaatagacaattacgaaaaatacagatgaaaactctctaagTAAATAGTTTTATCTACAGcaagatactctacctcagtgagataggcgagcaaaaccttgagactaccttagatttcatgcaccagctgttgtttacaaatatacatagaccatcaccccttgtcttaccagaggccgctgttctatcctgccgaaaaGCTTAAAAactgccagctgtatgttattcatgtcgtcattcagccacgactcggtgaaacataagatattcccggttttaatgtcccgttggtaggatatacgtgattGTAGTTTGTCTCTTTTATTATCGATTgtttgtacgttggctaataggacccaTGGTAATGGTAGACTACCCTCTCTGCGacagatccttacaaggcacccggaCCGTCGTCCACGAtacctccgtctctttctcctgtgaatgacggggatgagggccttgttgggtgtctgaagtaaatccttcccgTCCGTCTCGTTGAAGAAGAAAAAGTCTTCCTCCAGGTGAATCCCTGGTTTCCCAGGTCTAAACTAGTCACTGTCCTGATATttagaagctctttttggtcataagacacggtgccagaaacattatgtacaaaataagttacaaataaagtGAGaaaacacacaatagcacaattggtcacAGGATCGTGAAACGGCAGCCATTTCCTTCTTTATACAGTAGAGTATACGAAACATTAAGACCACCTTCTCTATGATACAGACTGACCAGGCGAATCCatgtgaaagatatgatcccttattgatgccacttgttatatccacttcaatcagtgtaggtggaggggaggagacaggttaaacaaggacttttaagccttgagacagttgagacatggattgtgtatgtgtgccattcagagggtgaatgggcaagacaaaatattcaattgcctttgaacagggtacagTAGTAGGTGGCagggcgcaccggtttgtgtcaagaaatgccacgctgctggatttttcacactcaacagtttcccatgtgtatcaagaatggtacaccacccaaaggacaacatgggccaacatccctgtggaacgctttcgacgccTTGAAAACTCAATTTCCCCATTTATTTAAGAATATCCTATAGCTTTGTGTTGCCTGTTGACTGTCACATCTGTATGGAATTTATCAGCTAACAAACAAGCAACCAACAGGTGTTGCCCCTACCCTGGGGATCCACTCAACCTACTTCCAGGCAAGTCAATGACAACACAGACATTGGAAAACTAGATTTTATGAAGTGTAAATGGTATTCATCAAGCTAGTGCACTAGTAAATCATACAAAAAGCAATATAAAATGCTAAACGAAATGTAGCCTGTTTGTCCCATTGACGTAATATGCATGGGTTGCGGTTAGCATGCTAATCGATAAGAATATGCACCACAGTGGATATTTTTGGCAGCTTAACGTGACAAACTGAACACAGTATGTGTGTATTAACatatcattatataatatagtAGTGGAGAAACATATGAGGCAGGAATGGCCGACATTTTACTCCAACATGGGAGTTGATTTTCTCTCCCTTCAGGTTGCCATGTTTTTCCAAATATTTTGGAACTGCAGCCTGTTCACATGACCAATATCTGTGCTCTGATTGGAGGATTCCTACAAATTGCCCACTAGGTGGAGCTGCCGATCAATATTCCCCAGATAATAAAAAGTTGCTCATTTtcaataaacgcaacatgtagtgCTGAATTGTAAGATCCCAGaattgttccatacacacaaaattTATATCAATTGATGattttctttatatgaactgtaactcaataaatcattgaaattgttgcatgttgcgttactatttttgttcagtatagttgccATTGTTTCATGGCCTTTAGGTGTAGATAGTCTCTGAGGCCCTATTCCCACTACGAGAGATGAAGGAGAGTCTGAGGAGCGGAGTGCCGAAAGAGATTTCTACTTTTCACATTAAATCCTTAACTTTCGTTATGGCTGGCaaggctagctagcttgctaacatgATTGGATTTTTTCTTCAGTATTAACCCTTCTCTGTTCAACACAAACTGAAGAGAGGAAATCAGAAGATTATTGTAAAGATGAAATAGAAATAAATTGGAATTCAATTCAAAATATACATGTTCTTAAATCCTTAGGCCTTCTCTGAAGTGTAGTAAGTGAAGACTAAGGTGTAGGTCTGTGCAGGGAGACAGCTAGGGTTAGCTCTTCAGCAGTCTGATCACATGGGCGGTATTAGCTGTCTCGGATCCTTTTGGAGGAAGCAGAGCATGCAACCCTGggtggcccctgtgttgaggatggCAGAGGTGTTTCTGCTTACTGTAGCTGAGGAGGAGTTTTACACATTAATCACAGATCAAAAGTGCAGAAAATTCAAATTTTGCTTTAAATTTTACACCATGTTTTTCACTAGTTCAATCATCTAGAAACAGTGTTAATCACGAGTGATTGAATCTGAACACGTCCTGAAGCTGGACAGAACATTCAGGGGACTGTTTCTAAACAACAAGGTCAGTTTACTTTCCCAGGGAAAAGCAGCCTCTGGGAATagacaggaaaacagagaggttTTTAAATGCTTAAGCGAGGTCAACATCAGTACAAATGCATTCCTCTTACAGGATTCACACCAAGCCGAtatcagacctcaggataagacccagatgcagacagttcaaAGTAACAAAAGTGTATTACAAAAACAGGTGGCAGGCAAATGAAAGGTCAaggacaggcagaggtcagtaattcaGAGCAGTCTGAAATGTACAGAACGCCAGGCAGAACGGTCAAAACCAGCAAGACTAGCGTGAAAAACAGGAGTACGGTGAAAactgctggtaggcttgacaagacaaacagaaaacactggTATAAAtccacaggggataatggggaaaacgggcaacacctggaggggggtggagagaagcacaagacaggtgaaacaggacAGGGTGTGAGAGCCGATACATTTTGATTGGTAAAAAGTATAGCCGATTATAAATTCCATTATGAAGTACATTATATAATAATGTGTTGTCCCACAGTGATTTATTCAGtgttatacaacaggtgggtgaatgctgattggttaagaCTGCATTCCAGTCCGGGtttattccacaagttaccactggctaaatctttgacgttaaaaaatacctatttactctgttccatttgactgcgcaatccactgtttCATcggcccagccaggcaatttataaacttgatatccactataaaaagcatctagacattatctcacatttcttttagacttaCATGTAGTTTTCAACAGTTGAGATTTGTCTAAACcttgctctctgtatctcttacatttgcaacattgttccaattttcaaattcgatctccagctgtcccatcgTAATGAAGAagtcgggatgagacagacaggcagtcaacttttctcagccagtcgaaatcatgagtCAGCATAATGTTTGGGATATATACAAAGCACtatcaatagaaaacaggtcaaacgaaacgaagtgcagctagtttgctgtcTTTCTAGCTTCAGTtggaagtgattgtgttagttgtgttgttggctagctcctctgaataacagtgtcctgacgagagagttgttacactctcaaacacatatatcccctgaacgcagctcactctccagatcctaatcatctgaattctgatcacctgttcacacacatcTTATTCATTATCACaccctatttagttcagttctttgcaccccatcactgtgagatattgtttgttttgtgacacacttaTATTCGGAGTGCTGGGTTTCCTGGAATTTACCGATGTGGTCCTTTACAATAAACACCTGATGTGCCCTGCGTTtcaaaccagctctctgtctccctctaagaataaattaatcaaaataatgtttttaattgAAATGTCAATCATTATCTGAGTGTGTTGGTAACCCATTGCATTAAAGTGATTACCACTTTTGATTACCACGgtccctcgaagccggtgtttggggcctaacacccatgccaatatatcctccaaacaccggcttctctggcGCTATCACTTAATTATAAATGTGCTCTGCTGTACCACAGAGACTCAGCTGCAATTGTTGTATCTGCTCTTACAGAAAGAGATTCCTTGCCATTCTTACACATCCTCTCTTGCTCACTCTCCCTCTTGACAAACTGGTCCATTATCAAAATCAGATCTGCACAATATAGATGAAATGCATCTTACAGGggcacaactttcactgggggaaattgcatttttgtccccccctcccagttttatcattggaatgtgatacaaacaAGGAAACGGTGTGCTTTAAGACCATGCGGATTCCTCCAAGCAGTCAGGTAGAcagtttggagtgtttatctgacataaataaataaataaacatatatatgtttatatatatgtCGCTCCACAAGAGCCGCGGCCCTTGCGGAGCAAGGgaaaacactacttcaaggtctcagagcaagtgacgtaaccgattgaaacactatttagcgcacaccgctaactaagctagccgtttcacatccgttacactcaccccccatttgaccttcctcctttttcccgcagcaaccagtaatccgggtcaacagcatcaatgtaacagtataattttaaaccgtcccctcgcccatacccgggcgcgaaccagggaccttctgcacacatcaacaacagccacccacgaagcatcgttacccatcgctccacaaaagctggtatatatatacagtaccagtcaaaattttggactcacctactcattcaagggtttatctttattgactattttctacattgtagaataatagtgaagacatcaaaactattaaataacacatatggaatcatgtaagtgttaaacagatcaaaatatactttatatttgagattcttcaaagtatcaaccatttgccttgacagctttgcacattcttggcattctctcaaccagcttcatgaggtagtcacctggaatgcatttaaattcacaggtgtgccttgttaaaagttaatttgttgaatgtctttccttcttaatgcatttgagccaatcatttgtgttgtgaaaaggtatacagaagatagccctatttggtagaaTATCAAGTtcctattatggcaagaacagctcaaactgtccatcattactttaagacatgaaggtcagtcaatccggaaaatttcaagaacttttcaaGTTTCTTTAAGtggagtcgcaaaaaccatcaagtgctatgatgaaactggctctaatgaggactaccacaggaaaggaagacccagaggatatgtgcattagagttaccagcctcagaaatcagaaatgaactgcacctcagattgtgcttcgcagagttcaagtaacagacacatctcaacatcaactgttcagaggagactgcgtgaatcaggccttcgtggttaaatcgctgtaaagaaaccactgctaaaggacaccaataataagaagagacttgcttgggccaagaaacaagagcaatggacattagaacggtggaaatctgtcctttggtgtgatcagtccaaatttgagatttttggttccaaccagcatgtctttgtgagatgcagagtaggtgaatagaTGATCactacatgtgtggttcccaccttggAGCATGGAGGAggcgtgatggtgtgggggtgcttttgctggtgacactgtcagtgatttatttagaattcaaagcacacttaaccagcgtggctaccacagcattctgcagaaatacgccatcccatctggtttgcgcttaatgggactaccatttgtttttcaaaacacacctccaggctgtgtaagggctatttgaccaagaagaagagtgatggggtgctgcattagatgacctggcatctacaatcacccgacctcaacctaatagagatggtttgggatgatttggaccgcagagtgaaggaaaagcagccaacaagtgctccgcATATCTGGGAaatcattcaagactgttggaaaagcattccaggtgactgcctcatgaagctggttgagagaatgcaaagctgtcatcaaggcaaagggtggctacttttaagaatataaaatatattttgatttgtttaacactttttcggttactagatgattccacatgtgttatctcatagttttgatgtcttcattattattctacaatgtagaaaatagtaaaaataaaaaataccccacagtaggtgtgtccaaacgtttgactggtactgtatgtccccCGACTTCTAAATCCAAAGTTCAGCCCCTGCAGCTTTATATTATCAAAAACAAGCACATACATACTGAACTAAAACACATCAAACTGACAAAATAGCCATCTTCACATATGACCTCAGTGTTTGAAATGAATGAAATTGTTGAAAAATGTTCTTGTCTGCTCTGGCCAAACTTTATGTTGTGGGTCTAGGAAGAAATAACTGGGACTATCGGTGTCAAAAAAGTAACTGTTGTTTTCCAAAAATCCATAGCTAGGTCTATTTAATAACAATGATCCTAACAAGAAAACAGCATCGATCTCCATTCAGTCAAAAATGTCATTCAACATTAAATATCGACCAACGTGAAATGTTTGACATGCAGCTGCATTATTCTTCCGTTCCGATCATTGACCCCAACTGATGACATCAGAAGACATGAACGCGCGTCCTGCTAAAAAAAAAGCTATAATATGCGTCATGGTGGGACAGGCGACTATGAACTATCTGAAAGCGACAGTTTAGTACAGTTTAGTACAGCAACAGTGAGGAGTCAGACTAAACATACAGATTAAAAAACGTTTCCAGTTCTAGCAGAAGCGCTGTAGGCTTTATTAGTAAACCTGTTAATCTTTATGGGACTTCACTGCAGTTCTGAGAGGATGTTTTATAAAACTGTTCTTATCCTGGCTGCCGTGCACGCGGCTTCGTCCGCGGTTTATAACGGTGAGTAGAATTCCCATTATGTGTGATGAAATGTTTGTTTCCTCATAAAGTGTCTCACTTTAACTTAAAAGTATTTCATACAAAACAACGTGTAGGCGACACTTTGTAGACCCTCTTGATATGTAGCCACACATATTATTTTCCAAATGTTCACTCATTCTTCTAGGCTATAACAGGTCGGCGTGGAAGGTGACTTCATTTTTTAGATGTAGCCAACAAATTCATGCACGTTTTTTGTTATTGTAAATCGTCTCCAAACATTTATAGACAGTCAGGCATACATATTCCTAAATATAAATGACCAAGTCATGGCATATTTTGAATAGGCCTATAGACTATTGTAACCAAAAATAAAGGATTATATTAATTCTCTCACACATTGTGTACTTTACTGATATACATTTCATTCATCGGCTGTGATGGATCAAAACAGCTCGAAATGAATTGCCATGGTCAGGACCCCAAAAGTGTTATTTTCGAACACATTTAAGTAGTTGGCCATTTCATTAACATTGTATCCCCTCATATCAAGACATGCCTCATCCTATTTCAAGGAGATCCTATAAAGAAAGCCAAACAGTCTGTTTGAGGCTCTCCACACCACTGAGCTCTATGACTGTATTACAATGTAGAGCGCAGTGCTCCACACCTATCCTCATGCGTGGCTGACTCACATCTCTATGTTGCTTTTCTGCTCAGGCAGCGCCATCGTTAGGACCTTTGCCAGGCGATTAGTCACGGAACGGCCCCTGGTCACAGACGAGCCTATAGATCTGGACCTGCTGGATTACTACCCAAACGAAGACAGAAATGGGCCCGGAGGCAGACTCAACCATGGATCCGCACCGGGACAGAGAGTTGGGTTTATTAACGGGTCCAGACTGGGACAGGTGGAACTGGGCTCGGTCAGGAATGTTACAGGAGTCTGGTCTTACGCTATCTCTGTTACGGCCAACGACTTCCTCACGGGCCGTCTGTCCACCATCTTCATCCCGACGCTTTACACCGTCGTCTTCCTCATCAGCTTGCCCCTCAACACTTTCGCCATGGTGACCTTTGCCCGACAGATCCGTCCCGTGAAGCCGGCGGTGATCTACATGCTGAACCTGGCGGCCGCTGACCTCCTGCTCGCCCTATTGCTGCCCTTCAAGATCGCCTACCACTACGGTGGCAACGACTGGGGCTTCGGCGACGGGATGTGCCGCCTGGTCACCGCCGCCTTCTACTGCAACATGTACTCCTCCGTCCTCCTTATGACCTGTATCAGCGTGGACCGCCTGCTGGCCGTGGCCTACCCCATCAACTCCCTGGCCTGGAGGAGTCCATGTAAAGCAGCCCTGGCCTGCAGCTCCATGTGGGTCCTGGCTGTGGGTGGCTCGCTGCCCCTGGTCCTCTCACAGCAGACGGTCTACTACGACCCACTTGGCATAACCACCTGCCATGACATCCAGGACCTGAAGCTGTTAGAGGGGCGCTACCTcttcttcttccccattctctccTGCACCCTCTACTTCCTGCCGCTGTTCGTCACGGTGACCTGCTACTCCCGGGTGGTGCAAGTGCTCAACAGGGCTCCACACGGTGTCATGGGTAAATAGAAACCagacttgtgcacttcacaaatgaTATGCAGCACAGTGACCACCCACTGTCATCATGCAGTTTTACTAATAGGAGCGGTTTCATAGACCAAGTTTTTGGTCTAAAAAATTGGCTATTTGTATTGATTCTCTTTTCCATGTCTTCTGCACA
The Oncorhynchus gorbuscha isolate QuinsamMale2020 ecotype Even-year linkage group LG20, OgorEven_v1.0, whole genome shotgun sequence DNA segment above includes these coding regions:
- the LOC124007367 gene encoding proteinase-activated receptor 1-like codes for the protein MGLHCSSERMFYKTVLILAAVHAASSAVYNGSAIVRTFARRLVTERPLVTDEPIDLDLLDYYPNEDRNGPGGRLNHGSAPGQRVGFINGSRLGQVELGSVRNVTGVWSYAISVTANDFLTGRLSTIFIPTLYTVVFLISLPLNTFAMVTFARQIRPVKPAVIYMLNLAAADLLLALLLPFKIAYHYGGNDWGFGDGMCRLVTAAFYCNMYSSVLLMTCISVDRLLAVAYPINSLAWRSPCKAALACSSMWVLAVGGSLPLVLSQQTVYYDPLGITTCHDIQDLKLLEGRYLFFFPILSCTLYFLPLFVTVTCYSRVVQVLNRAPHGVMGRSRQKARAVVMVVIVLVVFVICFTPTNAILLAHYLQIGGRVAGEPDATHVAYLVSLCVGSISCCLDPLVYYFGSSRCQRQLAAALGCRAAAEGGKNLASTSGSSSTSTSTRISKVDAFQASLSSQYKKLLV